Proteins encoded by one window of Antechinus flavipes isolate AdamAnt ecotype Samford, QLD, Australia chromosome 4, AdamAnt_v2, whole genome shotgun sequence:
- the LOC127559050 gene encoding olfactory receptor 11L1 encodes MEFWNATTIMEFQLLGFQSVSEWQNFLFVIFLFFYILTVIGNIVIIVVVTQDHHLHLPMYSFLKNLSFLEIWYTTTIIPLLLANLLFQGLSISFSGCMTQLYFFVFFGATECFLLAMMAYDRYLAVCNPLHYSTLMNSEVCNKLVVGSWITGIGTGFLPALMISKLNFCGPNQINHFFCDLPPLMQLSCSSPFITEITIFILSIAVLCICFLLTLVSYVFIVSSILKIPSVSGRMKTFSTCGSHLAVVTIYYGTMISMYVRPNAHQSPELNKIISIFYTVVTPLLNPVIYSLRNKDFKDALGKVLKRKCVMYSM; translated from the coding sequence ATGGAATTTTGGAATGCTACCACCATCATGGAGTTCCAACTCCTAGGCTTTCAGAGCGTCTCTGAGTGGCAAAATTTCCTCTTTGTCATCTTCTTATTCTTCTACATTCTGACTGTAATTGGTAATATTGTAATCATTGTAGTGGTGACCCAGGATCACCATCTACATTTACCTATGTATTCCTTCCtcaaaaacctttcttttttgGAGATCTGGTACACTACCACCATCATTCCTCTTCTCTTGGCCAATCTGCTCTTCCAGGGcttgtctatctctttctcagGATGCATGACCCaactttacttttttgttttctttggtgcTACTGAATGCTTTCTCCTGGCCATGATGGCTTATGACCGTTATCTAGCTGTCTGTAACCCTCTTCACTACTCTACTCTAATGAACTCTGAGGTTTGCAACAAGTTGGTGGTGGGATCCTGGATAACTGGGATTGGTACTGGCTTTCTGCCTGCCTTAATGATCTCCAAATTGAATTTCTGTGGACCAAACCAAATCAATCACTTTTTCTGTGACCTCCCGCCCCTAATGCAGCTTTCTTGCTCTAGTCCATTCATCACTGAAATTACAATCTTCATCCTGTCAATTGCTGTATtgtgtatttgttttcttcttactCTGGTCTCTTATGTATTCATAGTGTCATCAATCTTGAAGATTCCTTCAGTCTCTGGTCGGATGAAGACATTCTCTACATGTGGCTCTCACTTGGCTGTAGTCACTATCTACTATGGGACCATGATTTCCATGTATGTTCGCCCCAATGCCCATCAGTCACCTGAACTCAACAagatcatttctatattttacacAGTAGTTACACCCCTACTAAATCCTGTCATTTATAGTCTGAGGAACAAAGACTTCAAAGATGCTCTAGGAAAAGTCCTCAAAAGGAAGTGTGTTATGTATAGCATGTGA